ACAAAAATATTTTAAATGTAGATATATTTATAGTCTATTTCTTAGATTTCACTGCTGATTTAAAATTTTTTTCTAATATAAACAAGAAATGGAGTTAAAAGACGATGAAGTGTATAATAAAAAAAATAGTATTGTAATAATCACGTATTATAATAATAGTTTTATTTACAGATTAGATTGTAATTATGAGAAAGAAATAATGAAAAGAACAGCTATATTATTAAGTGAAGCAATGTTAGTTTTAACGATATTACTAAATCTTGGAATGTCTTGCAGTGATGTTACTCCAATTAACAATAAAAATTTTTTTAGAGAATCAGCTCCTAGTCTAGCACCAATGCTAGAAAAAGTTATGCCTGCAGTAATTAGTATTAATATTGAAGGGAGCACCGTGGTGCGTACTTCTCGATTGCCTAATCAATTTCAACCATTTTTTGGTGACAATTCTCCTTTTTGTCAAGGTAATTCACCATTTAGAAATTCTCCTTTTTGTCGTTCAAATCCAAATTCTGACGACACAAATGAAAAATTTCGCGCACTAGGTTCAGGTGTTATCATTAATGCTGATAAAGGTTATGCAGTAACTAACAATCATGTTGTAGAACATGCAAATAAGATTCAGGCACAACTCAGTGATGGACGAAGATATGAAGCTGAAATAATTGGAAAAGATCCACGTTCTGATATTGCTTTAATAAAATTAAAAAATGCAAACAATTTATGTGCAATAAAGATTGCTGATTCTGATTCTTTGCGAGTAGGAGATTATACTGTAGCTATTGGTAATCCATATGGTCTTGGAGAAACTGTTACCTCAGGTATTATTTCTGCTTTAGGGAGAAGTGGATTAAACATTGAGCATTATGAAAATTTTATTCAAACTGATGCGGCAATTAATCGAGGTAATTCTGGTGGGGCGTTAGTGAATCTAAATGGTGAACTAATAGGTATTAACACTGCTATTTTAGCTCCAGATGGTGGAAATATTGGAATAGGATTTGCAATTCCTGGAAATATGGTGAAAAACCTAACTGCACAAATGGTTCAATTTGGACAAGTAAGAAGAGGAGAATTAGGTATAATAGGTATGGAGTTAAATTCAGATTTAGCTCAAATTATGAAAATAAACGCACAAAAAGGTGCATTTGTAAGTCAAGTTTTACCTAATTCTTCTGCATTTGAAGCTGGAATAAGAGCTGGTGACATTATTGTGTCTTTAAATAAAAAACCTATTAATAGTTTTTCAGCTTTACGTGCTGAAGTCAGTTCTTTACCAGTGAGTACTAAAATGGAATTAGGAATATTTCGAGAAGGAAAAATTCAACATGTTATTGTTGAATTAAAAAATTCCTTAAAACATAATTTAAATGCAGAAAATCACTATGCAGGAATTGAGGGTGTGGATTTAAGTAATTATACATTGAATGGTAAACAAGGTATAAAAGTAGAAAATGTAAAAATGAATACTTTAGGATCAAAAATTGGTTTTAAAAAAGATGATATTATTATAGGAATTAATCAAAAATTAGTAATTAAT
The nucleotide sequence above comes from Buchnera aphidicola (Brachycaudus tragopogonis). Encoded proteins:
- the degP gene encoding serine endoprotease DegP, which gives rise to MKRTAILLSEAMLVLTILLNLGMSCSDVTPINNKNFFRESAPSLAPMLEKVMPAVISINIEGSTVVRTSRLPNQFQPFFGDNSPFCQGNSPFRNSPFCRSNPNSDDTNEKFRALGSGVIINADKGYAVTNNHVVEHANKIQAQLSDGRRYEAEIIGKDPRSDIALIKLKNANNLCAIKIADSDSLRVGDYTVAIGNPYGLGETVTSGIISALGRSGLNIEHYENFIQTDAAINRGNSGGALVNLNGELIGINTAILAPDGGNIGIGFAIPGNMVKNLTAQMVQFGQVRRGELGIIGMELNSDLAQIMKINAQKGAFVSQVLPNSSAFEAGIRAGDIIVSLNKKPINSFSALRAEVSSLPVSTKMELGIFREGKIQHVIVELKNSLKHNLNAENHYAGIEGVDLSNYTLNGKQGIKVENVKMNTLGSKIGFKKDDIIIGINQKLVINIEELKKILDTKPKILVFSVKRGNNNIYLVSE